One stretch of Lucilia cuprina isolate Lc7/37 chromosome 6, ASM2204524v1, whole genome shotgun sequence DNA includes these proteins:
- the LOC124420570 gene encoding uncharacterized protein LOC124420570 — translation MNVHWLFEAVIKPIMLYGVVVWWQALEKASLRQQLEKVMRSTALLITGALRTTPSKALFTMLNWLPVDLLARKLAMSTAARLSVTGKWNQCSIGHARIMDLISDNQYTVDYCIPVPSLVRRFQYLISSESEESLLPPINCFRVYTDGSKTTEGVGGGIFIEEFGTKISFRLNDDCSILQAEISAIRRAVNWLRYYRISNRDIRIYTDSQAAIKSLTGVFSTSKIVHECRTSLNEMARHSNITLIWVKGHGISYGNGIADTLARAGTMLSSIEIDQFCGIPLLAVKRQISEKCLCIARDLWSREHTCTTCRMLWPQLDPQRSKYLLGLQRPQLSRLISIITGHCKFGNHARRIGLPFNDYCRSCQNEDEEETITHLLCDCPALAEARFQTLGSNYFGDLTELSNIKLERLLEFINLSNWV, via the coding sequence ATGAATGTTCACTGGCTCTTTGAGGCAGTTATTAAGCCTATTATGTTATATGGGGTTGTTGTCTGGTGGCAGGCGCTTGAAAAGGCTTCACTCAGACAACAACTGGAAAAAGTAATGAGATCAACTGCGCTTCTTATTACAGGCGCTCTCAGAACAACTCCTTCGAAGGCGCTGTTCACTATGCTCAACTGGCTCCCGGTCGACCTCCTTGCAAGGAAGTTGGCTATGTCAACTGCGGCCAGACTGAGTGTAACTGGCAAGTGGAATCAATGCTCCATAGGCCATGCTAGGATCATGGATCTTATATCGGATAATCAGTATACTGTTGATTATTGTATTCCAGTTCCTTCTCTAGTGAGAAGGTTCCAATATCTTATCTCTTCGGAGTCTGAGGAATCTCTCCTTCCGCCAATTAATTGTTTCCGGGTGTATACAGACGGATCCAAGACGACGGAAGGAGTGGGTGGTGGCATTTTCATTGAGGAATTTGGAACGAAAATCTCCTTCCGACTTAATGATGATTGTAGTATCCTTCAGGCTGAAATATCGGCGATAAGAAGGGCGGTAAATTGGCtaaggtactatcggatatctaacagggatatcagaatttatactgATAGTCAAGCTGCTATTAAATCCCTAACTGGTGTGTTCTCCACATCCAAAATTGTCCATGAATGCCGGACGTCTCtcaatgagatggcgagacattcgaaCATCACCCTAATTTGGGTAAAGGGACATGGGATTTCGTATGGCAATGGTATTGCTGACACTTTGGCAAGAGCTGGCACTATGCTCAGCAGCATAGAAATAGATCAGTTCTGCGGTATACCACTACTTGCAGTTAAGAGGCAGATCAGTGAAAAATGCCTCTGCATCGCTCGCGACTTATGGTCGCGTGAACATACGTGCACAACATGCAGAATGCTGTGGCCACAATTGGATCCTCAAAGATCTAAATATCTTCTTGGTCTCCAAAGACCGCAGTTAAGTAGGCTGATATCGATTATCACTGGCCACTGTAAGTTTGGGAACCATGCCAGGCGCATTGGTCTCCCGTTCAACGATTACTGTAGGAGTTGTCAAAATGAGGACGAAGAAGAGACCATTACCCATCTTCTCTGTGATTGCCCTGCCTTGGCGGAGGCTCGTTTTCAGACGCTTGGATCGAACTACTTTGGAGATCTAACCGAGctgtcaaatattaaattagaacGTCTGCTTGAGTTCATTAATTTGTCAAATTGGGTGTGA
- the LOC124420571 gene encoding uncharacterized protein LOC124420571 encodes MSDSSAAPPPTLEKSSNSLSGSSNVSLESFPRHKTPSRRAFVHRRAAERIVERHGAKPSDALTSDEKSSLDWAKSLLARLKGSNPPAEAEVVRPAAEAPKRQRSEEETLTSMPSVQPTKRRKQAQTIVINRPFSEVARNPLIRAIVDHSNSDGAISQEKWGTIRQKMLGVYWKILKENPGPAPQNDDAGWYQGHIKLLACSNERSALLLKLAIQSLGEVWPGARLDVIPVSEIPRRPRSIATIPTEPHDPAEIWRSYKAEILTYLPMTGRW; translated from the coding sequence ATGTCGGATTCCTCTGCCGCACCTCCCCCTACATTGGAAAAGTCGTCGAACTCGTTGTCGGGCTCTTCCAATGTATCCCTAGAGTCTTTCCCCAGGCACAAAACACCTTCCAGAAGGGCTTTTGTTCATCGGCGGGCCGCCGAGCGCATCGTTGAGCGTCATGGTGCCAAACCCAGCGATGCTTTGACGAGTGACGAGAAATCGTCCCTCGATTGGGCGAAAAGCCTCCTGGCTAGGCTAAAGGGCTCCAATCCTCCAGCCGAGGCAGAAGTGGTTAGACCTGCTGCCGAGGCGCCTAAACGGCAACGATCTGAGGAGGAGACCCTTACTTCTATGCCGAGTGTCCAGCCGACTAAACGTCGAAAACAGGCGCAAACCATTGTCATCAATAGGCCTTTCAGTGAAGTTGCTAGAAACCCACTGATAAGGGCTATTGTTGACCATAGCAACAGTGACGGAGCCATCTCCCAGGAAAAATGGGGGACTATCCGTCAGAAGATGCTAGGCGTGTACTGGAAGATCCTCAAGGAGAATCCAGGACCCGCTCCCCAAAACGATGATGCTGGCTGGTACCAGGGTCACATTAAGCTGCTAGCTTGTTCAAATGAGCGCTCTGCGCTTCTGCTCAAGCTAGCTATTCAGTCCCTTGGGGAAGTGTGGCCAGGTGCAAGGTTGGACGTGATCCCGGTAAGCGAAATTCCTCGCAGACCGAGATCAATTGCCACCATCCCAACTGAGCCACATGACCCGGCGGAAATCTGGCGTTCCTACAAAGCGGAAATCCTCACCTACCTACCCATGACTGGAAGGTGGTGA